AGATCTGCGGGGTACTGAACGAGTAGGTTTCGTCGGGTCCCCGGTGCAGGAGCGCATTGTGCATTGCGGAAACGATTGACCGATCTGGAGTTCCTCCGGTGGAGAAGGTGCCGCTTAGTCCGCACACGTCTGGACTCCGTTCCTTTGCATGAGGGCGTCACCGAGCGCGGCGACATCCTGGGCACGCAGCACATCGCGGACCCCGGCGTCGTGCCAGCCAAGACTGCGCAGTTTGTTGACCAGCGCCAGGGAGCTCGCGGAATCTCCGCCAAGGTCGAAGAAGTTGTCCGTCGGCCGGACGGCCGGGGCACCGGTGATGGCTGCTACATACTGCAGGAGGGTGTCCATCGGTGTGGATGACGTGCCGGTCGAATCGAGCCGTTCGCGTCTACCGGCAGCTAACGCTGCGATGTCCACCTTCCCGTTGCTCGTGTGCGGAAGTTGGTCGACGCGTTCCAGCACGGACGGCACCTTGTAAGGATCAAGAGTGCGGTCCAGATGGGCACGTAGATGCGTTGGGTCGGCATCTCCCGCGTAGTAGCAAACGAGGGCGTCGTCGGTGCGTTCTCGAGCGTCCAGGCCTTCGGTGACAACGGCTGCGTCCCGGACCGATTCGAATCGGCACACCGCATGTTCGATCTCGCCGGGATCGATCCGGTAGCCGCGAACCTTGACTTGGCGGTCCGACCGTTGGACAAAGCACAGACCGTTGTCGGTCAGTTCGACCATGTCACCGGTGCGGAACTCTTCATCGAACGTCTCGACTCCGGAGGCGGTGAGGTAGCCGAGGGCGACGCTGTCACCGGTGATGACGAGTTCACCCGGCACACCTTCCACCGGCCGTGAATGGTCCGAATGCGGACTTGCGACGAGCACGTCGCAGTCGCCGACAACATCCCCAAGTGGTATGGACTGCCACTCTTTGCGACCGTCCAAGGGTCTTGTGAGGAGATTGCAAATGGTGGTTTCGGTGAGCCCGTAGGCGTTGTGGAATCGCGCGATGGACGACCAGCGAGCGATCGTGTTGGGCCGGCACGCCCCCCCGCCGTTGATGACCCGCTCTAGTGACATCTCCGGGGTGGGATCTGTCACCGTCAGCGCGAAG
This is a stretch of genomic DNA from Yimella lutea. It encodes these proteins:
- a CDS encoding non-ribosomal peptide synthetase produces the protein MPPQRLSLAEHIRDTANRTPNAVAIEHAERRITYVELEAAIEHLTETLRTTCPAGRFVGILGQRGPAAVIAIVASLRARRPFVILDDRDSTATNRQKVGLLGVALITGPEPSGWRPIVGPVPEKWEAHPGGNTRFDTTGVAYAIYTSGSTGQPKCVLVRSTPLATIIHDHVDRLEVNGASRTLQFARLTFDGCLTEILWTLSAGACLVIVAEDELAPGDPLQRTLERHRITHLKTTPFALTVTDPTPEMSLERVINGGGACRPNTIARWSSIARFHNAYGLTETTICNLLTRPLDGRKEWQSIPLGDVVGDCDVLVASPHSDHSRPVEGVPGELVITGDSVALGYLTASGVETFDEEFRTGDMVELTDNGLCFVQRSDRQVKVRGYRIDPGEIEHAVCRFESVRDAAVVTEGLDARERTDDALVCYYAGDADPTHLRAHLDRTLDPYKVPSVLERVDQLPHTSNGKVDIAALAAGRRERLDSTGTSSTPMDTLLQYVAAITGAPAVRPTDNFFDLGGDSASSLALVNKLRSLGWHDAGVRDVLRAQDVAALGDALMQRNGVQTCAD